Proteins from a single region of Thermosipho japonicus:
- a CDS encoding valine--tRNA ligase, which translates to MNNEIGTRYDPANIETKWYKFWLEKGYFTPKKDGPKYSIVIPPPNITGKIHMGHALNITLQDILVRFKRMNGFKTLWVPGEDHAGIATQTAVEKAIEKEGKKREELGREKFLEIVWDWANTYRNTIKNQIMAIGASVDWTRERFTLDEGLSKAVKKVFVSLYKKGLIYKGKYIVNWCPRCKTVLSDEEVEYEEHDGKLYYIKYHFADGNGEIIIATTRPETMLGDTAIAVSPSDERYKELIGKEVIVPLVGRKIKIIADMHADPEFGTGALKVTPAHDPNDYLIGQRHNLEFINIFNDDMTINENGGKYKGLDRYQAREKIVEDLKKEGYLVKIEDIKHSVGHCYRCNTVIEPMLMDQWFVKMKPLAEKAIEAVEKGEVKFYPDRWKKVYLNWMYEIRDWCISRQLWWGHRIPIWYCQDCGHINVSEEEVKKCEKCGSTNLKQEEDVLDTWFSSALWPFSTLGWPENTSDLKEFYPTDVLVTGFDIIFFWVARMVMMGYEFMGEKPFSDVYIHQLVRDKFGRKMSKSLGNGIDPLEVIQEYGADPMRFTLALLAAQGRDIKLDIKNIDTSKKFANKIWNATRFIIMNLEDYKEVPLENLNLSDKWILSRLQKTINNVTNAIEQYEFNLAAREIYNFFWDEFCDWYIEVSKPRLKTEEKHLVQNVLVAVLDNSLKLLHPFMPFITEELWQKLPTSRESITVSEWPKVNDELIDNSSEERFSLLMNIIKGIRNVKAEINIPQSQKVNITSNHDFTEEEKLYIRTLGNVENIKISNQKPEKSANAFVNNELEVYVELGNLIDIETEINRLNKKIKKLEKDAQKFRNKLNNKKFLEGAPEEIVEEAKEKLTNIEEQVKKIKNIITSLK; encoded by the coding sequence GTGAATAATGAAATTGGTACAAGGTATGATCCAGCAAATATTGAAACAAAATGGTACAAATTTTGGCTAGAAAAAGGATATTTTACTCCTAAAAAAGACGGGCCAAAATATTCGATCGTTATTCCTCCTCCTAACATTACTGGAAAAATACACATGGGTCATGCTTTAAACATAACCCTTCAAGATATCCTAGTAAGATTTAAAAGAATGAATGGATTTAAAACTTTATGGGTACCAGGAGAAGATCATGCAGGAATTGCAACTCAAACAGCTGTAGAAAAAGCTATTGAAAAAGAAGGTAAAAAAAGAGAAGAACTTGGAAGAGAAAAATTTTTGGAAATTGTTTGGGATTGGGCTAACACATATCGTAATACTATTAAGAATCAAATAATGGCTATTGGTGCTTCAGTTGACTGGACAAGAGAACGTTTCACTTTAGATGAGGGACTTTCAAAAGCTGTAAAAAAAGTTTTTGTTTCTCTTTATAAAAAAGGACTAATTTATAAAGGCAAATATATAGTAAATTGGTGTCCTAGATGTAAAACTGTTCTTTCCGATGAAGAAGTCGAATATGAAGAACACGATGGCAAATTATATTACATAAAATATCATTTTGCTGATGGTAATGGCGAAATAATAATCGCAACAACACGTCCTGAAACCATGCTAGGAGACACTGCTATTGCTGTTTCGCCTTCGGATGAAAGATATAAAGAACTTATTGGAAAAGAAGTTATTGTTCCACTTGTTGGAAGGAAAATAAAGATAATAGCTGATATGCATGCAGATCCTGAATTTGGAACTGGTGCATTAAAAGTAACACCTGCACATGATCCTAATGACTACTTAATTGGTCAAAGACATAATCTTGAATTTATTAATATTTTCAACGATGATATGACAATTAATGAAAATGGAGGAAAATATAAAGGTCTTGATAGGTATCAAGCAAGAGAAAAAATAGTAGAAGATTTGAAAAAAGAAGGTTATTTAGTAAAAATTGAAGATATTAAACATTCTGTTGGTCATTGCTATAGATGCAATACAGTTATAGAACCTATGCTAATGGATCAATGGTTTGTTAAAATGAAGCCTCTTGCTGAAAAAGCTATTGAAGCTGTTGAAAAAGGAGAAGTAAAGTTTTATCCTGATAGATGGAAAAAAGTATATTTAAATTGGATGTACGAAATCAGAGATTGGTGTATTAGTAGACAACTTTGGTGGGGACATAGAATCCCAATTTGGTATTGCCAAGATTGCGGTCACATTAACGTTTCTGAAGAAGAAGTTAAAAAATGTGAAAAATGTGGTAGTACTAATCTAAAGCAAGAAGAAGATGTTCTAGATACTTGGTTTTCATCTGCACTTTGGCCCTTTAGTACACTTGGCTGGCCTGAAAATACATCCGATTTGAAAGAATTCTATCCAACAGATGTATTAGTCACAGGTTTTGATATAATCTTCTTCTGGGTTGCAAGAATGGTCATGATGGGCTATGAATTTATGGGCGAAAAGCCTTTTAGCGATGTTTACATCCATCAACTTGTGAGAGACAAATTCGGAAGAAAAATGAGTAAATCCTTGGGAAATGGTATAGATCCATTAGAGGTTATTCAAGAATATGGTGCAGATCCAATGAGGTTTACTTTAGCTCTACTTGCTGCCCAAGGAAGGGACATTAAACTTGATATTAAGAATATAGATACTAGTAAAAAATTTGCTAATAAAATCTGGAACGCAACAAGATTTATAATAATGAATTTGGAAGATTATAAAGAAGTTCCTCTTGAAAATCTTAATTTATCTGATAAATGGATCCTTTCAAGACTACAAAAAACTATAAATAACGTAACTAATGCAATTGAACAATATGAATTTAACCTTGCAGCAAGAGAGATATACAATTTCTTCTGGGATGAATTCTGTGACTGGTATATTGAAGTATCAAAACCAAGACTAAAAACTGAGGAAAAGCATCTTGTTCAAAACGTCTTAGTTGCCGTTCTAGACAATAGCTTAAAACTATTACATCCATTTATGCCATTTATAACTGAAGAATTATGGCAAAAACTTCCAACATCGAGAGAGTCAATTACGGTATCTGAATGGCCAAAAGTTAATGATGAATTAATAGACAATAGTAGTGAAGAACGCTTTTCATTATTAATGAATATCATAAAAGGTATTAGAAATGTGAAAGCGGAAATAAACATTCCTCAAAGTCAAAAAGTAAACATTACTTCTAATCATGACTTTACAGAAGAAGAAAAGTTATATATAAGAACTCTTGGAAATGTAGAAAACATAAAAATCAGTAATCAAAAGCCTGAAAAATCAGCAAATGCATTTGTAAATAATGAATTAGAAGTTTACGTCGAACTTGGTAATTTAATAGATATTGAAACTGAAATAAATAGACTTAACAAAAAAATTAAAAAACTTGAAAAAGATGCACAAAAATTTAGAAATAAACTTAATAACAAGAAATTTTTGGAAGGTGCTCCTGAAGAAATTGTGGAAGAGGCAAAAGAAAAGTTAACAAACATAGAAGAACAAGTCAAAAAAATTAAAAATATAATTACATCACTAAAATAA
- a CDS encoding GGDEF domain-containing protein yields the protein MDYLLKLLNGNFVDQVTRLPNESFFNTVYSMLSNSSSTFFVITLDLDFDSLAEDEINFVIARAASVIKHSVRIPKDFVCRSGQKRFSIILHGINEITAKQIANRIKESLDYLLLNYKDKNIKIDTKIKIEKLGGAIGE from the coding sequence ATGGATTATCTATTAAAATTACTAAATGGTAATTTTGTTGATCAAGTTACAAGACTTCCAAATGAATCTTTTTTTAATACTGTATACTCCATGCTGAGTAATTCGAGTTCAACTTTTTTTGTAATAACACTGGACCTTGATTTTGATTCACTTGCAGAGGATGAAATAAATTTTGTGATTGCAAGAGCTGCATCTGTTATCAAACATAGTGTAAGGATTCCAAAAGATTTTGTATGCAGGAGCGGCCAAAAAAGATTCTCAATAATTTTACATGGAATTAATGAAATAACCGCCAAACAAATTGCAAATCGAATAAAAGAATCATTAGACTATTTGCTTTTAAATTATAAAGATAAAAACATAAAAATTGATACAAAAATAAAAATAGAAAAATTGGGAGGTGCAATTGGTGAATAA